A window from Triticum aestivum cultivar Chinese Spring chromosome 6D, IWGSC CS RefSeq v2.1, whole genome shotgun sequence encodes these proteins:
- the LOC123140665 gene encoding protein ENHANCED DISEASE RESISTANCE 2 isoform X1, with protein sequence MRSHLSIHPFHPHERAAADGTQPQQAAAAMSRPTPAADAEEAPPAPATPAPTSDPSWSRAARYVRTTMLSSSASRREPAAPSSATAKAADLTKANTFATPRDPSPGAAGAAAAANAKEMQAKTSALAAVREAAAAAIHHEGWMVRYGRRKIGRSFFHTRYFVLESKLLAYYKKKPKDSMVPLKSLLIDGNCRVEDRGLKTHHGQMIYVLCVYNKKEKEHQITMGAYDIEDALAWKKKIEQIIDQQQDSMADKNRKAFASMDFDTELGGQFAFSDHDSAAEEEEERPILTRRTTIGNGPPESIHDWTNEPDIGSNQNEPSQFSSKKNWRLLRCQNGLRIFEELLEVDYLARSCSRAMRAVGVVEATCEAIFGLVMSMDVTRYEWDCSFRYGSLVEEVDGHTAIIYHKLQLHWCPMLVWPRDLCYVRYWRRNDDGSYVVLFRSVEHPNCGRQRGYVRAFIESGGFKITPLKCRNGRPRTQVQHLMQIDLKGWFLNYSASFQYHTLLQIQNCVAGLREYFSQTDECHIAPRIPVMEKMFDPSADQKNPQPRAIDKIKPLDKDQKDGRNMSIIEEESDEDDDYQVPEANIEDDPNKSDNDAKPEEPPEKIDLSCFSSVLHRDPDEKTRNCWTVPDSTLFKVRSKNFPTDKSKIPAASYLMELAAIDWFKDTKRMDNVGRQKGCVAQLAAEKGMHTFVANIQIPGSTHYSIVMYFVTNTMKKGSLLQRFFDGDDEFRNSRLKLIPAVPKGSWIVRQSVGSTPCLLGKAVDCSYIRAPGYLEVDVDIGSSAVANGVLGLVFGVVTTLVVDMAFLIQANTYEELPEQVIGAARLAHVEPAAAIVPDLDNTNSDSKDSNNDDNTTTNNSTTNNNTTSSEDDSSKKTN encoded by the exons ATGCGCTCCCACCTCTCCATCCACCCGTTCCACCCCCACGAGCGCGCGGCGGCGGATGGAACCCAGCCCCAGCAGGCCGCAGCAGCAATGAGCCGGCCGacgcccgccgccgacgccgagGAGGCGCCGCCGGCGCCCGCCACGCCCGCCCCCACCTCCGACCCGTCATGGAGCCGCGCCGCGCGCTACGTGCGCACCACCATGCTCAGCTCGTCGGCCTCCAGGCGGGAGCCGGCGGCCCCGTCCTCCGCCACGGCCAAGGCCGCCGACCTCACCAAAGCCAACACCTTCGCCACGCCGCGCGACCCGTCCCCCGGcgctgcgggcgcggcggcggcggcgaacgcgaAGGAGATGCAGGCCAAGACGTCCGCCCTGGCCGCCGTCAgggaggccgccgccgcggccatccACCACGAGGGCTGGATGGTGCGCTACGGCCGGCGCAAGATCGGCCGGTCCTTCTTCCACACCAGATACTTCGTGCTCGAGTCCAAGCTGCTCGCCTACTACAAGAAGAAGCCCAAGGACAGCATG GTGCCGCTAAAGTCGCTGCTAATCGACGGGAATTGCAGGGTGGAGGATAGAGGACTGAAAACACATCATGGGCAG ATGATTTATGTCCTTTGCGTTTATAACAAGAAAGAAAAGGAGCACCAAATCACG ATGGGTGCGTACGACATTGAAGACGCACTGGCTTGGAAAAAGAAGATAGAGCAGATAATTGATCAG CAGCAGGACTCTATGGCAGATAAAAACCGTAAGGCCTTTGCTTCGATGGACTTCGATACGGAGCTTGGAGGGCAGTTTGCATTCTCAGATCATGACAGCGC agctgaagaagaagaggagcggCCCATTTTGACTCGTAGGACGACTATAGGGAACG GTCCCCCCGAATCGATACACGACTGGACCAATGAGCCTGATATTGGGTCAAATCAGAATGAGCCGAGTCAGTTTTCTTCCAAGAAGAATTGGCGGCTTCTTCGATGCCAAAATG GACTTCGCATCTTTGAAGAACTTCTTGAAGTCGATTACCTT GCAAGAAGCTGTAGCCGTGCTATGAGGGCTGTCGGGGTAGTGGAAGCCACATGTGAAGCTATTTTTGGTCTAGTGATGAGCATGGACGTGACGAGATACGA GTGGGACTGTAGCTTTCGCTACGGAAGTTTAGTTGAGGAGGTTGATGGCCACACTGCAATAATCTATCACAAGTTGCAGCTGCACTGGTGTCCAAT GCTAGTCTGGCCCAGGGATCTTTGTTATGTCCGTTACTGGCGGCGGAATGATGATGGAAGCTATG TTGTTCTCTTTCGATCTGTCGAACATCCTAACTGTGGCCGGCAAAGAGGGTATGTGAGGGCTTTCATCGAAA GTGGTGGGTTCAAGATTACTCCTCTCAAGTGTCGCAACGGACGGCCCCGTACGCAGGTCCAACACCTTATGCAGATCGATCTGAAAGGATGGTTCCTCAACTACTCCGCTTCCTTTCAGTACCATACATTGCTGCAAATACAGAACTGTGTTGCCG GCCTGCGCGAGTACTTCTCACAGACAGATGAATGCCATATAGCTCCAAGGATTCCTGTCATGGAGAAAATGTTTGATCCGTCGGCGGATCAGAAAAACCCGCAGCCTCGTGCAATCGACAAGATTAAACCATTAGATAAAGACCAAAAAGATGGTAGAAACATGTCAATCATCGAGGAAGAATCCGATGAAGACGATGACTACCAAGTTCCTGAAGCTAACATAGAG GATGACCCCAACAAATCTGACAACGACGCTAAGCCAG AAGAACCTCCAGAAAAGATTGATTTATCGTGCTTTTCTAGCGTCCTTCATCGTGATCCGGATGAGAAAACCCGCAACTGTTGGACAGTACCCGATAGCACCCTCTTTAAAGTTCGCAGCAAGAACTTCCCTACTGATAAATCAAAG ATACCTGCAGCAAGTTATCTCATGGAGCTTGCGGCGATCGACTGGTTTAAGGACACCAAGCGTATGGACAATGTTGGCAGGCAGAAAGGTTGTGTTGCTCAG CTTGCTGCTGAGAAAGGGATGCACACATTTGTTGCCAACATACAA ATTCCTGGATCGACCCATTACAGCATAGTGATGTATTTCGTCACAAATACCATGAAAAAGGGATCGCTGCTGCAACGTTTCTTCGACGGCGATGATGAATTCCGCAATAGCAGACTGAAGCTTATACCGGCCGTTCCGAAG GGCTCTTGGATAGTGCGGCAAAGTGTCGGAAGCACCCCTTGTTTGCTGGGAAAGGCCGTCGACTGCAGCTACATACGCGCTCCGGGGTACTTGGAA GTGGATGTTGACATCGGTTCTTCTGCGGTAGCTAATGGGGTTCTGGGGCTGGTGTTTGGTGTTGTCACAACATTGGTAGTTGACATGGCCTTCCTAATACAG GCGAACACGTACGAGGAGCTCCCGGAGCAGGTGATCGGCGCGGCTCGGCTGGCTCACGTCGAACCGGCGGCAGCAATAGTTCCTGACCTTGATAATACCAACAGCGACAGCAAAGATAGCAACAACGACGAcaacaccaccaccaacaacagcaccaccaacaacaacacgACTTCCTCGGAGGACGATTCGTCCAAGAAAACCAACTGA
- the LOC123140665 gene encoding protein ENHANCED DISEASE RESISTANCE 2 isoform X2: MRSHLSIHPFHPHERAAADGTQPQQAAAAMSRPTPAADAEEAPPAPATPAPTSDPSWSRAARYVRTTMLSSSASRREPAAPSSATAKAADLTKANTFATPRDPSPGAAGAAAAANAKEMQAKTSALAAVREAAAAAIHHEGWMVRYGRRKIGRSFFHTRYFVLESKLLAYYKKKPKDSMVPLKSLLIDGNCRVEDRGLKTHHGQMIYVLCVYNKKEKEHQITMGAYDIEDALAWKKKIEQIIDQQDSMADKNRKAFASMDFDTELGGQFAFSDHDSAAEEEEERPILTRRTTIGNGPPESIHDWTNEPDIGSNQNEPSQFSSKKNWRLLRCQNGLRIFEELLEVDYLARSCSRAMRAVGVVEATCEAIFGLVMSMDVTRYEWDCSFRYGSLVEEVDGHTAIIYHKLQLHWCPMLVWPRDLCYVRYWRRNDDGSYVVLFRSVEHPNCGRQRGYVRAFIESGGFKITPLKCRNGRPRTQVQHLMQIDLKGWFLNYSASFQYHTLLQIQNCVAGLREYFSQTDECHIAPRIPVMEKMFDPSADQKNPQPRAIDKIKPLDKDQKDGRNMSIIEEESDEDDDYQVPEANIEDDPNKSDNDAKPEEPPEKIDLSCFSSVLHRDPDEKTRNCWTVPDSTLFKVRSKNFPTDKSKIPAASYLMELAAIDWFKDTKRMDNVGRQKGCVAQLAAEKGMHTFVANIQIPGSTHYSIVMYFVTNTMKKGSLLQRFFDGDDEFRNSRLKLIPAVPKGSWIVRQSVGSTPCLLGKAVDCSYIRAPGYLEVDVDIGSSAVANGVLGLVFGVVTTLVVDMAFLIQANTYEELPEQVIGAARLAHVEPAAAIVPDLDNTNSDSKDSNNDDNTTTNNSTTNNNTTSSEDDSSKKTN, encoded by the exons ATGCGCTCCCACCTCTCCATCCACCCGTTCCACCCCCACGAGCGCGCGGCGGCGGATGGAACCCAGCCCCAGCAGGCCGCAGCAGCAATGAGCCGGCCGacgcccgccgccgacgccgagGAGGCGCCGCCGGCGCCCGCCACGCCCGCCCCCACCTCCGACCCGTCATGGAGCCGCGCCGCGCGCTACGTGCGCACCACCATGCTCAGCTCGTCGGCCTCCAGGCGGGAGCCGGCGGCCCCGTCCTCCGCCACGGCCAAGGCCGCCGACCTCACCAAAGCCAACACCTTCGCCACGCCGCGCGACCCGTCCCCCGGcgctgcgggcgcggcggcggcggcgaacgcgaAGGAGATGCAGGCCAAGACGTCCGCCCTGGCCGCCGTCAgggaggccgccgccgcggccatccACCACGAGGGCTGGATGGTGCGCTACGGCCGGCGCAAGATCGGCCGGTCCTTCTTCCACACCAGATACTTCGTGCTCGAGTCCAAGCTGCTCGCCTACTACAAGAAGAAGCCCAAGGACAGCATG GTGCCGCTAAAGTCGCTGCTAATCGACGGGAATTGCAGGGTGGAGGATAGAGGACTGAAAACACATCATGGGCAG ATGATTTATGTCCTTTGCGTTTATAACAAGAAAGAAAAGGAGCACCAAATCACG ATGGGTGCGTACGACATTGAAGACGCACTGGCTTGGAAAAAGAAGATAGAGCAGATAATTGATCAG CAGGACTCTATGGCAGATAAAAACCGTAAGGCCTTTGCTTCGATGGACTTCGATACGGAGCTTGGAGGGCAGTTTGCATTCTCAGATCATGACAGCGC agctgaagaagaagaggagcggCCCATTTTGACTCGTAGGACGACTATAGGGAACG GTCCCCCCGAATCGATACACGACTGGACCAATGAGCCTGATATTGGGTCAAATCAGAATGAGCCGAGTCAGTTTTCTTCCAAGAAGAATTGGCGGCTTCTTCGATGCCAAAATG GACTTCGCATCTTTGAAGAACTTCTTGAAGTCGATTACCTT GCAAGAAGCTGTAGCCGTGCTATGAGGGCTGTCGGGGTAGTGGAAGCCACATGTGAAGCTATTTTTGGTCTAGTGATGAGCATGGACGTGACGAGATACGA GTGGGACTGTAGCTTTCGCTACGGAAGTTTAGTTGAGGAGGTTGATGGCCACACTGCAATAATCTATCACAAGTTGCAGCTGCACTGGTGTCCAAT GCTAGTCTGGCCCAGGGATCTTTGTTATGTCCGTTACTGGCGGCGGAATGATGATGGAAGCTATG TTGTTCTCTTTCGATCTGTCGAACATCCTAACTGTGGCCGGCAAAGAGGGTATGTGAGGGCTTTCATCGAAA GTGGTGGGTTCAAGATTACTCCTCTCAAGTGTCGCAACGGACGGCCCCGTACGCAGGTCCAACACCTTATGCAGATCGATCTGAAAGGATGGTTCCTCAACTACTCCGCTTCCTTTCAGTACCATACATTGCTGCAAATACAGAACTGTGTTGCCG GCCTGCGCGAGTACTTCTCACAGACAGATGAATGCCATATAGCTCCAAGGATTCCTGTCATGGAGAAAATGTTTGATCCGTCGGCGGATCAGAAAAACCCGCAGCCTCGTGCAATCGACAAGATTAAACCATTAGATAAAGACCAAAAAGATGGTAGAAACATGTCAATCATCGAGGAAGAATCCGATGAAGACGATGACTACCAAGTTCCTGAAGCTAACATAGAG GATGACCCCAACAAATCTGACAACGACGCTAAGCCAG AAGAACCTCCAGAAAAGATTGATTTATCGTGCTTTTCTAGCGTCCTTCATCGTGATCCGGATGAGAAAACCCGCAACTGTTGGACAGTACCCGATAGCACCCTCTTTAAAGTTCGCAGCAAGAACTTCCCTACTGATAAATCAAAG ATACCTGCAGCAAGTTATCTCATGGAGCTTGCGGCGATCGACTGGTTTAAGGACACCAAGCGTATGGACAATGTTGGCAGGCAGAAAGGTTGTGTTGCTCAG CTTGCTGCTGAGAAAGGGATGCACACATTTGTTGCCAACATACAA ATTCCTGGATCGACCCATTACAGCATAGTGATGTATTTCGTCACAAATACCATGAAAAAGGGATCGCTGCTGCAACGTTTCTTCGACGGCGATGATGAATTCCGCAATAGCAGACTGAAGCTTATACCGGCCGTTCCGAAG GGCTCTTGGATAGTGCGGCAAAGTGTCGGAAGCACCCCTTGTTTGCTGGGAAAGGCCGTCGACTGCAGCTACATACGCGCTCCGGGGTACTTGGAA GTGGATGTTGACATCGGTTCTTCTGCGGTAGCTAATGGGGTTCTGGGGCTGGTGTTTGGTGTTGTCACAACATTGGTAGTTGACATGGCCTTCCTAATACAG GCGAACACGTACGAGGAGCTCCCGGAGCAGGTGATCGGCGCGGCTCGGCTGGCTCACGTCGAACCGGCGGCAGCAATAGTTCCTGACCTTGATAATACCAACAGCGACAGCAAAGATAGCAACAACGACGAcaacaccaccaccaacaacagcaccaccaacaacaacacgACTTCCTCGGAGGACGATTCGTCCAAGAAAACCAACTGA